The Naumovozyma castellii chromosome 2, complete genome sequence CGACACCATTTGATGTTATCAAGACAAGATTACAAATTGAACCAGGAGTCGGCGAAACTCGATACACAGGCATATTACATGCTGTTAGGACAATATTAAAGGAAGAAAGTTTTAGATCTTTCTTCAAGGGAGGCGCTGCTCGTGTTATGAGGAGCTCACCTCAGTTTGGGTTTACCTTGGCAGCATATGagttattcaaaaatatgtTTAACATATCAGATGATAAGCAACCAACAAAGAATGAGAAGAGTACGGAGGATTATAACGATTCAGTTGGAACTGGGTAtccatcatcatttttcaGTAGTATGAAATATACACCCTCATACTCGTATTCAAACCAACCAACTGAGTATTTCAGCCCAAGAATTGATCCCTTTACGAGTAACTATCTcgattattattttaaaaGTTGCCAAGTAGCGAAGACGTTCATCGACTTAGATAACAACTTCTCAAACTTTGATTATTCGGTGTATTCAAAATTCAGAGACTATTTGAACTCCATAAATCATAGGTAACGGGAGTATAACTAAACTAGCCTTATATAATACAACtatagaatataataatgatttaaagAGCAATGAAGACTAGttactttttcttttacGCATTTATGGCGGACGTAATATTGACTAACGTTTGTTAATTTATTTCGTTTTCTTTATGCGGGTAAAAGAACcagaaatttgaaaatccGATGAGgttaataaaaattttaacgtcaaattcaatagaaatatttcattattactaCTATCTAAGCAGCTCGATATTAGGTATAGCAAAGAGATTAAAGGATGGATATCTTTAGAGTTCTTACCAGAGGTGCTTCCGTCAAGAAAGATTTCAatagaaaaggaaaatcAGTCGATTACAGCTCATCCAAAAAAACCGAGACTGGTAACACACCTGGAACTAAGAATGAAAGTGCTGGGCAAATAGAAAGAGAATTGGATTTTTTCAGAAATAAAAGAATCCTCAATAAGGTTGAAGAGGTAAAGGATAATGTTACAGAAAGTGCACAGGAAGAAACTGTCTCTGAGACGACAGATTCGACTGATGATTTCCTGCCTAAAATCACAACATTCAAAGAAGCTACTGAATTACGTAAATCGTATAAAGGTAATATTACGGGTGAAGATATTCCATTACCAATAGGCTCTTTCGAAGATTTAATAACAAGATTTTCACTGGATAGACGtttattaaacaatttgATTGAAAACCATTTTACCGAACCTACTCCAATTCAATGTGAAAGTCTTCCTCTTGCATTACATGGGCGTGATATATTAGCATGTGCACCAACTGGTTCTGGTAAGACATTGGCATTCTTAATACCATTATTCCAACAGATTATTAATGAGAAAGACACTTTGGGGTTGAAGGGTTTAATCATTTCGCCTACAAAAGAATTAGCAAATCAAATTTTCTTAGAATGTGTCAAGTTATCAAATAGGATTTACCTTGATAAAAAGAGACCATTACAAGTGGCATTACTATCAAAATCACTTAGTGCCAAACTAAAAAATAAGGTCATCAAtgataaaaaatatgatcTGATCATTACTACGCCGTTGAGATTAATAGATCTAGTTAAGAGTGAGGCTTTAGATCTTTCAAAGGTTAAGCATTTGATATTTGATGAAGCTGATAAATTGTTTGATAAAACTTTTGTGGAGCAAGCTGATGATATCTTAAATTCATGTACCGATCCAGTTCTGCGTAAAGCCATGTTTTCAGCAACAATACCTTCCAATGTCGAAGAAATTGCGAACAGTATAATGTTAGATCCCGTTAGAGTCATTATTGGGCACAAGGAAGCGGCTAACGCCAACattgaacaaaaattaGTGTTTTGTGGTAACGAAGAAGGTAAATTAATTGCAATTAGACAGTTAGTCCAAGAGAGTGAATTCAAGCCtccaattattattttcttagAATCTATAACAAGGGCCAAGGCGTTATATCATGAATTAATGTATGATAGAATGAATGTAGATGTTATTCATGCTGAGAGAACCCCAAtgcaaagagaaaagattattgaaagatttaaaaGTGGGGACTTATGGTGTCTAATTTGTACTGATGTTTTAGCAAGAGGTATTGATTTTAAAGGTGTAAACTTAGTCATTAACTATGATGTTCCTAGAACTGCTCAGGCCTACGTTCATAGAATTGGTAGAACTGGTAGAGGTGGTCGTTCTGGTAAAGCCATAACATTTTATACAAAGCAAGATTCTCTGGCGATCAAGCCAATCATCAATGTTATGAAACAAAGTGGTTGTGAAGTTGCAGGATGGATGGATAAGATATCCAAGATTACTAAAAAGGAGAAGGAAGCAATAAAGAGGGGTAAAGCTCATACTGAGAGGAAACAAATCAGTACAGTACCAAAGATGGATATCttaaaaaagaagagaaaaagaGAGATGGTC is a genomic window containing:
- the ROK1 gene encoding RNA-dependent ATPase ROK1 (ancestral locus Anc_8.124), with the translated sequence MDIFRVLTRGASVKKDFNRKGKSVDYSSSKKTETGNTPGTKNESAGQIERELDFFRNKRILNKVEEVKDNVTESAQEETVSETTDSTDDFLPKITTFKEATELRKSYKGNITGEDIPLPIGSFEDLITRFSLDRRLLNNLIENHFTEPTPIQCESLPLALHGRDILACAPTGSGKTLAFLIPLFQQIINEKDTLGLKGLIISPTKELANQIFLECVKLSNRIYLDKKRPLQVALLSKSLSAKLKNKVINDKKYDLIITTPLRLIDLVKSEALDLSKVKHLIFDEADKLFDKTFVEQADDILNSCTDPVLRKAMFSATIPSNVEEIANSIMLDPVRVIIGHKEAANANIEQKLVFCGNEEGKLIAIRQLVQESEFKPPIIIFLESITRAKALYHELMYDRMNVDVIHAERTPMQREKIIERFKSGDLWCLICTDVLARGIDFKGVNLVINYDVPRTAQAYVHRIGRTGRGGRSGKAITFYTKQDSLAIKPIINVMKQSGCEVAGWMDKISKITKKEKEAIKRGKAHTERKQISTVPKMDILKKKRKREMVQASKRRKLEEKEDV